The Bos mutus isolate GX-2022 chromosome 7, NWIPB_WYAK_1.1, whole genome shotgun sequence genome window below encodes:
- the ADGRL1 gene encoding LOW QUALITY PROTEIN: adhesion G protein-coupled receptor L1 (The sequence of the model RefSeq protein was modified relative to this genomic sequence to represent the inferred CDS: inserted 1 base in 1 codon), with the protein MARLAAALWSLCVTAILVTSATQGLSRAGLPFGLMRRELACEGYPIELRCPGSDVIMVENANYGRTDDKICDADPFQMENVQCYLPDAFKIMSQRCNNRTQCVVVAGSDAFPDPCPGTYKYLEVQYDCVPYIEVEQKVFVCPGTLQKVLEPTSTHESEHQSGAWCKDPLQAGDRIYVMPWIPYRTDTLTEYASWEDYVAARHTTTYRLPNRVDGTGFVVYDGAVFYNKERTRNIVKYDLRTRIKSGETVINTANYHDTSPYRWGGKTDIDLAVDENGLWVIYATEGNNGRLVVSQLNPYTLRFEGTWETGYDKRSASNAFMVCGVLYVLRSVYVDDDSEAAGNRVDYAFNTNANREEPVSLAFPNPYQFVSSVDYNPRDNQLYVWNNYFVVRYSLEFGPPDPSAGPATSPPLSTTTTARPTPLTSTASPAATTPLRRAPLTTHPVGAINQLGPDLPPATAPAPSTRRPPAPNLHVSPELFCEPREVRRVQWPATQQGMLVERPCPKGTRGIASFQCLPALGLWNPRGPDLSNCTSPWVNQVAQKIKSGENAANIASELARHTRGSIYAGDVSSSVKLMEQLLDILDAQLQALRPIERESAGKNYNKMHKRERTCKDYIKAVVETVDNLLRXEALESWKDMNATEQAHTATMLLDVLEEGAFLLADNVREPARFLAAKQNVVLEVTVLNTEGQVQELVFPQEYPSENSIQLSANTIKQNSRNGVVKVVFILYNNLGLFLSTENATVKLAGEAGSGGPGGASLVVNSQVIAASINKESSRVFLMDPVIFTVAHLEAKNHFNANCSFWNYSERSMLGYWSTQGCRLVESNKTHTTCACSHLTNFAVLMAHREIYQGRINELLLSVITWVGIVISLVCLAICISTFCFLRGLQTDRNTIHKNLCINLFLAELLFLVGIDKTQYEIACPIFAGLLHYFFLAAFSWLCLEGVHLYLLLVEVFESEYSRTKYYYLGGYCFPALVVGIAAAIDYRSYGTEKACWLRVDNYFIWSFIGPVSFVIVVNLVFLMVTLHKMVRSSSVLKPDSSRLDNIKSWALGAIALLFLLGLTWAFGLLFINKESVVMAYLFTTFNAFQGVFIFVFHCALQKKVHKEYSKCLRHSYCCIRSPPGGAHGSLKTSAMRSNARYYTGTQSRIRRMWNDTVRKQTESSFMAGDINSTPTLNRGTMGNHLLTNPVLQPRGGTSPYNTLIAESVGFNPSSPPVFNSPGSYREPKHPLGGREACGMDTLPLNGNFNNSYSLRSGDFPPGDGAPEPPRGRNLADAAAFEKMIISELVHNNLRGGSSGAKGPPPPEPPVPPVPGGSGEEEAGGPGADRAEIELLYKALEEPLLLPRAQSVLYQSDLDESESCTAEDGATSRPLSSPPGRDSLYASGANLRDSPSYPDSSPEGPSEALPPPPPAPPGPPEIYYTSRPPALVARNPLQGYYQVRRPSHEGYLAAPGLEGPGPDGDGQMQLVTSL; encoded by the exons GCCTGAGCCGGGCTGGGCTCCCATTTGGGCTGATGCGCCGGGAGCTGGCATGTGAAGGCTACCCCATCGAGCTGCGGTGCCCGGGCAGCGACGTCATCATGGTGGAGAATGCCAACTATGGGCGCACAGATGACAAGATCTGCGACGCCGACCCTTTCCAGATGGAGAACGTGCAGTGCTACCTGCCAGATGCCTTCAAGATCATGTCCCAGAG GTGTAACAACCGCACCCAGTGTGTGGTGGTCGCTGGCTCCGACGCCTTTCCGGACCCCTGCCCTGGGACCTACAAGTACCTGGAGGTGCAGTACGACTGTGTCCCCTACA TAGAAGTGGAGCAGAAAG TCTTCGTGTGCCCAGGGACCCTGCAGAAGGTGCTGGAGCCCACCTCAACCCACGAGTCGGAGCACCAGTCTGGTGCATGGTGCAAGGACCCGCTGCAGGCAGGTGACCGCATCTACGTCATGCCGTGGATCCCCTACCGCACGGACACGCTGACCGAGTACGCCTCGTGGGAGGACTACGTGGCAGCGCGCCACACCACCACCTATCGCCTGCCCAACCGCGTAGACGGCACGGGCTTCGTGGTCTACGACGGCGCCGTCTTCTACAACAAGGAGCGCACGCGCAACATTGTCAAGTACGACTTGCGCACGCGCATCAAGAGCGGGGAGACGGTCATCAACACAGCCAATTACCACGACACGTCGCCCTACCGCTGGGGGGGCAAGACCGACATCGACCTGGCAGTGGACGAGAACGGGCTGTGGGTCATCTACGCTACTGAGGGCAACAACGGGCGGCTGGTGGTGAGCCAACTCAACCCCTACACGCTGCGCTTCGAGGGCACGTGGGAGACCGGCTACGACAAGCGCTCCGCGTCCAACGCCTTCATGGTGTGCGGCGTCCTGTACGTGCTGCGCTCCGTGTACGTGGACGACGACAGCGAGGCAGCCGGCAACCGCGTGGACTACGCCTTCAACACCAACGCCAACCGTGAGGAGCCTGTGAGCCTGGCCTTTCCCAACCCCTACCAGTTCGTCTCCTCTGTCGACTATAACCCTCGCGACAACCAGCTCTATGTCTGGAACAACTACTTTGTGGTGCGCTATAGCCTGGAGTTTGGGCCGCCCGACCCTAGTGCGG GCCCAGCCACTTCCCCACCCCTCAGCACAACCACCACAGCCCGGCCCACACCCCTGACGAGCACAGCCTCGCCAGCAGCCACCACCCCGCTCCGCCGAGCACCCCTCACCACGCACCCCGTGGGTGCCATCAACCAGCTGGGACCTGACCTACCTCCAGCCACTGCCCCGGCCCCCAGCACCCGGcggccccctgcccccaatctgcACGTGTCCCCAGAACTCTTTTGTGAACCTCGAGAGGTGCGGCGGGTCCAATGGCCGGCCACCCAGCAGGGCATGCTGGTGGAGAGGCCCTGCCCCAAGGGGACTCGAG GAATTGCCTCCTTCCAGTGTCTACCAGCCCTGGGGCTCTGGAATCCCCGGGGCCCTGACCTCAGCAACTGCACCTCCCCCTGGGTCAACCAGGTGGCCCAGAAG aTCAAGAGTGGGGAGAACGCGGCCAACATTGCCAGCGAGCTAGCCCGCCACACCCGGGGCTCCATCTATGCGGGTGATGTGTCCTCCTCTGTGAAGCTGATGGAGCAATTGCTGGACATTCTGGATGCCCAGCTGCAGGCGCTGCGGCCCATTGAGCGCGAGTCGGCCGGCAAGAACTACAACAAG ATGCACAAGCGGGAGAGAACTTGCAAGGACTACATCAAG GCTGTGGTGGAGACAGTGGACAACCTGCTGC CGGAGGCCCTCGAGTCCTGGAAGGACATGAACGCCACCGAGCAGGCGCACACGGCCACCATGCTGCTAGATGTCCTGGAAGAGGGCGCCTTCCTACTGGCAGACAATGTCAGGGAGCCGGCCCGCTTCCTGGCCGCCAAGCAGAACGTGG TCCTCGAGGTCACAGTCCTGAACACTGAGGGCCAAGTGCAGGAGCTGGTGTTCCCCCAGGAGTACCCGAGCGAGAACTCAATCCAGCTGTCTGCCAACACCATCAAGCAGAACAGCCGCAACG GAGTGGTCAAGGTTGTCTTCATTCTCTACAACAACCTGGGCCTCTTCCTGTCCACCGAGAACGCCACGGTGAAGCTGGCGGGTGAAGCAGGCTCGGGGGGCCCAGGGGGCGCCTCCCTGGTGGTGAACTCGCAGGTCATCGCAGCGTCCATCAACAAGGAGTCCAGCCGAGTCTTCCTGATGGACCCTGTCATCTTCACTGTGGCCCACCTGGAG GCTAAGAACCACTTCAACGCTAACTGCTCCTTCTGGAACTACTCAGAGCGCTCCATGCTGGGCTACTGGTCAACCCAGGGCTGCCGCCTGGTGGAGTCCAATAAGACCCATACCACATGTGCCTGCAGCCACCTCACCAACTTTGCTGTGCTCATGGCGCACCGCGAGATC TACCAGGGCCGCATCAATGAGCTGCTGCTGTCGGTCATCACTTGGGTGGGCATCGTCATCTCCCTGGTCTGCCTGGCCATCTGTATCTCCACCTTCTGCTTCCTGCGGGGGCTACAGACCGACCGGAACACCATCCACAAGAACCTCTGCATCAACCTCTTCCTGGCGGAGCTGCTCTTCCTTGTCGGGATAGACAAGACTCAGTATGAG ATCGCCTGCCCCATCTTCGCGGGCTTGCTGCACTATTTCTTCCTGGCCGCCTTCTCCTGGCTGTGCCTAGAGGGTGTGCATCTCTACCTGCTGCTGGTGGAGGTGTTTGAGAGCGAGTACTCCCGCACCAAGTACTACTACCTGGGCGGGTACTGCTTCCCTGCCCTGGTGGTGGGCATTGCGGCCGCCATCGACTACCGCAGCTATGGCACCGAGAAGGC GTGTTGGCTCCGAGTGGACAATTACTTCATCTGGAGCTTCATTGGGCCCGTCTCCTTTGTTATTGTG GTGAACCTGGTGTTCCTCATGGTGACTCTGCACAAGATGGTCCGGAGCTCATCTGTGCTCAAGCCTGACTCCAGTCGCCTCGACAACATTAA aTCCTGGGCCCTGGGAGCCATTGCGCTGCTCTTCCTGCTGGGCCTCACGTGGGCTTTCGGCCTCCTCTTTATCAACAAGGAGTCCGTGGTCATGGCCTATCTCTTCACCACCTTCAACgccttccagggggtcttcatcTTTGTCTTTCACTGCGCCTTACAGAAGAAG GTGCATAAGGAGTACAGCAAGTGCCTGCGGCACTCCTACTGCTGCATCCGCTCCCCACCCGGGGGTGCGCACGGCTCACTCAAGACCTCAGCCATGCGGAGCAACGCCCGCTACTACACAGGGACCCAG AGCCGAATCCGGAGGATGTGGAACGACACCGTGAGGAAGCAGACGGAATCCTCCTTCATGGCGGGCGACATCAACAGCACCCCTACCCTGAACCGAG GTACCATGGGGAACCACCTGCTGACCAACCCTGTGCTGCAGCCCCGTGGGGGCACCAGCCCCTACAACACCCTCATTGCCGAGTCAGTGGGCTTCAACCCCTCCTCGCCCCCAGTCTTCAACTCCCCAG GGAGCTACCGGGAGCCCA AGCACCCCCTGGGAGGCCGGGAAGCCTGCGGCATGGACACGCTACCCCTCAATGGCAACTTCAACAACAGCTACTCCTTGCGAAGCGGGGATTTCCCTCCTGGGGATGGGGCCCCTGAGCCCCCTCGAGGCCGGAACCTGGCCGACGCCGCTGCCTTCGAGAAGATGATCATCTCGGAGCTGGTGCACAACAACCTGCGCGGGGGCAGCAGCGGAGCCAAGGGTCCTCCACCGCCGGAGCCCCCTGTGCCGCCAGTGCCAGGGGGCAGCGGGGAGGAAGAGGCTGGCGGGCCCGGGGCTGACCGGGCAGAGATCGAACTTCTCTACAAGGCCCTGGaggagccactgctgctgccccGGGCCCAGTCGGTGCTGTACCAGAGCGATCTGGACGAGTCGGAGAGCTGCACGGCGGAGGATGGAGCCACCAGCCGGCCCCTCTCCTCACCTCCAGGCCGGGACTCCCTCTACGCCAGCGGGGCCAACCTGCGGGACTCGCCCTCCTACCCGGACAGCAGCCCCGAGGGGCCCAGTgaggccctgcccccacccccacctgcaccCCCTGGCCCCCCCGAAATCTACTACACCTCGCGCCCGCCGGCCCTGGTGGCCCGGAACCCCCTGCAGGGCTACTACCAGGTCCGGCGGCCCAGCCACGAGGGCTACCTGGCGGCCCCGGGCCTTGAAGGGCCAGGGCCCGACGGGGACGGGCAGATGCAACTGGTTACCAGTCTCTGA